One uncultured Gellertiella sp. genomic window carries:
- the rsmA gene encoding 16S rRNA (adenine(1518)-N(6)/adenine(1519)-N(6))-dimethyltransferase RsmA, producing the protein MAALDGLPPLRDVIARHGLDAKKALGQNFLLDLNLTQKIARTAGPLAGATVIEVGPGPGGLTRAILALGATKLVVIERDSRCIPALQEISGHYPGRLEIIEGDALKTDFAALAQAHAQDGAPVKIIANLPYNIGTQLLVNWLLPPGGQRRSPPFWESLTLLLQKEVVQRIVATEQDDHYGRLGVLTGWLADADAAFDIPPQAFTPPPKVTSTVVHLTPKPAPLACEAEKLERVTQAAFGQRRKMLRQSVKSLGGEALLGRAGIDPSRRAETLSVEEFVALARCL; encoded by the coding sequence ATGGCGGCTCTCGATGGCCTGCCGCCGCTGCGCGATGTCATTGCGCGGCACGGACTGGATGCGAAAAAGGCGCTCGGCCAGAACTTTTTGCTCGATCTCAACCTGACGCAGAAGATCGCCCGCACCGCAGGTCCGCTTGCCGGTGCCACGGTAATCGAGGTCGGGCCGGGCCCCGGTGGCCTCACACGGGCGATATTGGCGCTGGGGGCGACAAAGCTTGTGGTCATCGAGCGGGATTCCCGCTGCATTCCCGCCCTTCAGGAGATTTCCGGCCACTATCCCGGTCGTCTCGAGATCATCGAGGGCGATGCGCTGAAGACCGATTTTGCAGCCCTGGCGCAAGCCCATGCGCAAGATGGCGCGCCGGTGAAGATCATCGCCAACCTGCCCTATAATATCGGCACGCAATTGCTGGTGAACTGGTTGCTGCCGCCCGGGGGGCAAAGGCGCTCGCCGCCCTTCTGGGAAAGCCTGACGCTGCTGCTGCAAAAGGAAGTGGTGCAGCGGATCGTTGCCACCGAACAGGACGACCATTACGGCAGGCTTGGCGTGCTCACCGGCTGGCTGGCGGATGCTGATGCCGCCTTCGACATTCCGCCGCAGGCCTTCACGCCACCGCCAAAGGTCACCTCGACGGTGGTTCACCTGACACCGAAACCCGCGCCGCTTGCCTGCGAGGCGGAAAAGCTGGAGCGGGTGACGCAGGCCGCCTTCGGCCAGCGCCGCAAGATGCTGCGCCAGAGCGTCAAGTCGCTGGGCGGCGAAGCCCTGCTCGGTCGCGCCGGGATCGACCCTTCGCGCCGGGCGGAAACGCTGTCGGTGGAAGAATTCGTGGCGCTGGCGAGGTGTCTCTGA
- the fabF gene encoding beta-ketoacyl-ACP synthase II: MRRVVITGTGMVSPLGCGTEITWERLLAGQNGARLVTEFEVEDLPAKIACRIPVGDGSNGTYRVDDWMEPKEQRKVDPFIIYGMAAADMALADANWHPKTDEDQIATGVLIGSGIGGLEGIVEGGYVLKEKGPRRISPFFIPGRLINLVSGHVSIRHKLRGPNHSVVTACSTGAHAIGDAARLIQYGDADVMVAGGTESPICRISLAGFAACKALSTQHNDDPQKASRPYDRDRDGFVMGEGAGIVVLEELEHAKARGAKIYAEVVGYGLSGDAFHITAPAEDGDGAYRCMAMALKRAGITASDIDYVNAHGTSTMADTIELGAVERLVGNAASKISMSSTKSATGHLLGAAGAIEAIFATLAIRDNKVPPTLNLDNPERETAIDLVPHVMREREVNVAVSNSFGFGGTNASLVLRRFVD, encoded by the coding sequence ATGAGACGTGTGGTTATCACCGGTACCGGCATGGTATCTCCTCTGGGATGCGGAACGGAAATAACCTGGGAACGGCTGCTGGCCGGACAGAATGGTGCCCGTCTCGTCACTGAATTCGAAGTCGAGGATCTGCCGGCCAAGATCGCCTGCCGCATCCCCGTCGGCGATGGCTCCAACGGCACGTACCGTGTCGATGACTGGATGGAGCCCAAGGAACAGCGCAAGGTCGACCCTTTCATCATCTATGGCATGGCGGCTGCCGACATGGCGCTGGCCGACGCCAACTGGCACCCGAAGACCGACGAAGACCAGATTGCCACCGGCGTGCTGATCGGCTCCGGCATCGGCGGCCTCGAAGGCATTGTCGAAGGCGGCTATGTGCTGAAGGAAAAGGGTCCGCGCCGCATTTCGCCCTTCTTCATTCCCGGACGGCTGATCAATCTCGTCTCCGGCCATGTCTCGATCCGCCACAAGCTGCGCGGTCCCAATCATTCCGTCGTGACAGCCTGTTCGACCGGTGCGCATGCCATCGGCGACGCCGCCCGGCTGATCCAGTATGGCGATGCCGACGTGATGGTCGCAGGCGGGACGGAATCGCCGATCTGCCGCATTTCGCTCGCCGGTTTTGCCGCCTGCAAGGCGCTTTCCACCCAGCACAATGACGATCCGCAGAAGGCCTCGCGCCCCTATGACCGCGACCGCGACGGTTTCGTCATGGGCGAGGGAGCCGGCATCGTGGTGCTGGAAGAGCTGGAACATGCAAAAGCCCGCGGCGCGAAGATCTACGCCGAAGTGGTCGGCTATGGCCTGTCCGGCGATGCCTTCCACATTACCGCTCCCGCCGAAGACGGCGACGGTGCCTATCGCTGCATGGCCATGGCGCTGAAGCGGGCCGGCATCACCGCATCCGACATCGATTACGTCAATGCCCATGGCACCTCGACCATGGCCGATACCATCGAGCTTGGCGCGGTCGAGCGGCTGGTCGGCAATGCGGCCTCGAAGATTTCGATGTCCTCGACCAAGTCGGCGACCGGCCACCTGCTGGGTGCTGCCGGTGCCATCGAGGCGATTTTTGCGACGCTGGCGATCCGCGACAACAAGGTGCCGCCGACGCTCAACCTCGACAATCCCGAGCGCGAAACGGCCATTGACCTGGTGCCGCATGTGATGCGCGAGCGGGAAGTCAACGTTGCCGTGTCGAATTCCTTCGGCTTCGGTGGTACAAATGCCTCGCTGGTGCTGCGCCGGTTCGTGGACTGA
- the gmk gene encoding guanylate kinase, translated as MGGGSSRNINIQRRGLMLVISSPSGAGKSTIARNLLESDIGLSLSVSVTTRTRRPSEIDGVHYRFISVREFERLRDSDALLEWAEVHGNFYGTPREAVEVAMAEGRDMLFDIDWQGALQLQDKMRADVVAIFILPPTMTELQSRLFRRAEDTPEVIATRLANSRAEIEHWREYDYVIVNDDLQTAYDSMRSIVSAERLRRDRRPGLFDFVRGLLEETPVLG; from the coding sequence ATGGGCGGGGGCTCATCCAGAAACATCAATATCCAGCGTCGCGGGCTGATGCTCGTGATCTCTTCGCCGTCAGGTGCGGGCAAATCCACCATCGCGCGCAACCTGCTGGAATCCGATATCGGCCTCAGCCTGTCGGTGAGCGTCACGACCCGCACCCGCCGTCCGAGCGAGATCGACGGCGTGCATTACCGGTTCATCTCGGTCCGGGAATTCGAGCGGCTGCGCGATTCCGACGCGCTGCTTGAATGGGCGGAAGTGCATGGCAATTTCTACGGCACGCCGCGCGAGGCGGTGGAAGTGGCGATGGCCGAAGGCCGCGACATGCTGTTTGACATCGACTGGCAGGGCGCCCTGCAATTGCAGGACAAGATGCGCGCCGATGTGGTGGCGATCTTCATCCTGCCGCCGACCATGACGGAACTGCAATCGCGGCTGTTCCGCCGCGCCGAGGATACGCCCGAGGTGATTGCCACGCGACTTGCCAATTCCCGCGCCGAGATCGAGCACTGGCGGGAATATGACTATGTGATCGTCAATGACGACCTGCAGACGGCCTATGATTCCATGCGCTCGATCGTATCGGCCGAACGGCTGCGCCGCGACCGGCGTCCGGGCCTGTTCGATTTCGTCCGGGGCCTGCTGGAGGAAACGCCGGTTCTCGGCTGA
- a CDS encoding acyl carrier protein: MSDIAERVKKIVIDHLGVDADKVVEGASFIDDLGADSLDTVELVMAFEEEFGVEIPDDAADSILTVGDAVKFIEKAQA, encoded by the coding sequence ATGAGCGATATCGCAGAACGCGTAAAGAAAATTGTAATTGATCATCTTGGCGTGGACGCCGACAAGGTTGTCGAAGGCGCAAGCTTCATCGACGATCTCGGTGCCGACTCGCTCGATACCGTTGAGCTGGTCATGGCTTTCGAAGAAGAGTTCGGCGTTGAAATCCCGGACGACGCTGCCGACTCCATCCTGACCGTTGGCGATGCCGTGAAGTTCATCGAGAAGGCACAGGCGTAA
- a CDS encoding UPF0149 family protein: protein MDEPEGFSELPEVAARMDDALEALDTDEGGMLLSELNGYLCGIILSPEPIEPSEWLPEIWDADEVEDQGPFESDEDRKEFVATVMAYYNSLVAELDNNEFEPIFDVDGEDNSVIWEIWILGFTRAYDLRQESWMKFIESDDEETSEAMMQLLGLVAVADPDIESEEPVTEADLEEIHEAAPDLIPYAVTALYHGRKSTH from the coding sequence ATGGACGAGCCCGAAGGCTTTAGCGAATTGCCCGAGGTTGCCGCGCGGATGGACGACGCGCTTGAGGCACTGGACACGGACGAAGGCGGCATGCTGCTCAGCGAACTCAACGGCTACCTCTGCGGCATTATCCTGAGCCCGGAACCGATTGAGCCGTCTGAATGGCTGCCGGAAATCTGGGACGCCGACGAGGTCGAGGATCAGGGCCCGTTCGAAAGCGACGAAGACCGCAAGGAATTCGTCGCCACCGTCATGGCCTATTACAACAGCCTGGTGGCCGAACTCGACAATAACGAATTCGAGCCGATTTTCGACGTTGATGGCGAAGACAACTCGGTCATCTGGGAAATCTGGATCCTCGGCTTCACCCGGGCCTATGACCTGCGCCAGGAAAGCTGGATGAAGTTCATCGAAAGCGACGACGAGGAAACCAGCGAAGCGATGATGCAGCTTCTGGGCCTCGTCGCGGTTGCCGATCCCGACATCGAATCGGAAGAACCGGTGACCGAGGCGGATCTCGAGGAAATCCACGAAGCCGCCCCCGACCTCATCCCCTATGCCGTCACGGCCCTCTATCACGGCCGCAAATCGACGCATTGA
- the mltG gene encoding endolytic transglycosylase MltG: protein MPAAGREPPASGARGPIILKSANEALKPERLPMPPVRSRRARSQVVIFLNFLMTLAIMAVVVVILAVYYALSTFRAPGPLETNTTFLAREGAGLGEISDALERNNIISDRRIFQFVSKTYLKGATLKAGEYEIKAGASMKDIMELLRSGKSILYSVSFPEGLTVRQMFDRLQADTVLDGDLPAEVPPEGSLRPDTYKFSRGTKRADIVNQARAAQDKLVNEIWSRRDASLPLQNKQEFVTLASIVEKETGKADERPHVASVFINRLKKGMRLQSDPTIVYGLFGGQGKPADRPIFQSDLTRDTPYNTYIIKGLPPGPIAGPGKAALEAVANPWRSQDLYFVADGTGGHVFASTLEEHNANVKRWRKLQADKGGDDNLAVDGQPADSDEPAAAPAVPEKPGKKPKKKKN, encoded by the coding sequence CTGCCCGCCGCTGGGCGCGAGCCGCCAGCGTCTGGGGCCAGGGGCCCGATCATTCTCAAATCTGCCAATGAAGCGCTGAAGCCCGAACGCCTGCCGATGCCGCCGGTGCGCTCGCGGCGCGCCCGCAGCCAGGTCGTCATCTTCCTGAATTTCCTGATGACACTGGCCATCATGGCTGTCGTCGTGGTGATTCTGGCCGTCTATTATGCGCTGAGCACCTTCAGGGCACCGGGGCCGCTGGAGACCAACACGACCTTTTTGGCGCGGGAAGGTGCCGGGCTTGGCGAGATCTCGGATGCGCTGGAGCGCAACAATATCATCTCCGACCGGCGCATCTTTCAATTCGTCTCCAAGACCTATCTGAAGGGGGCGACCCTCAAGGCGGGTGAATACGAGATCAAGGCCGGGGCCTCGATGAAGGACATCATGGAATTGCTGCGCTCCGGCAAGTCCATTCTCTATTCGGTGTCCTTTCCGGAAGGGCTGACGGTGCGCCAGATGTTCGACCGGCTGCAGGCCGATACCGTGCTCGACGGGGACCTGCCCGCCGAAGTGCCGCCGGAGGGAAGCCTGAGGCCCGACACCTACAAATTTTCACGCGGCACCAAAAGGGCGGATATCGTCAACCAGGCGCGCGCCGCGCAGGACAAACTGGTCAATGAAATCTGGTCGCGCCGCGATGCCTCGCTGCCCCTCCAGAACAAGCAGGAATTCGTGACCCTCGCCTCGATTGTCGAGAAGGAAACCGGCAAGGCCGACGAGCGCCCGCATGTCGCCTCGGTCTTCATCAACCGGCTGAAGAAGGGCATGCGGCTGCAGTCCGATCCGACCATCGTCTATGGCCTGTTCGGCGGACAGGGCAAGCCTGCCGACCGGCCGATCTTCCAGTCGGACCTCACCAGGGACACGCCCTACAATACCTATATCATCAAGGGCCTGCCGCCGGGGCCGATTGCCGGACCGGGCAAGGCGGCGCTGGAGGCGGTGGCCAATCCCTGGCGCTCGCAGGACCTCTATTTCGTCGCCGATGGCACCGGTGGCCATGTTTTCGCCTCCACCCTTGAAGAGCACAATGCCAATGTGAAGCGCTGGCGCAAATTGCAGGCCGACAAGGGCGGTGACGACAATCTCGCCGTCGATGGCCAGCCCGCCGACAGCGACGAGCCGGCAGCCGCACCGGCAGTGCCGGAAAAACCCGGCAAGAAGCCGAAAAAGAAGAAAAACTAG
- a CDS encoding YicC/YloC family endoribonuclease yields the protein MALQSMTGFARAEGVSGRYRWVWELRSVNGKGLDVRLRLPPGLDHLDTPLKALAGEVLTRGNIQAGLTLAVSENRLEAVLNREALAAVMALREELRDIIDPAPLSMEQLFAIRGLVDFREVEEDSAAREERDRALVAGFLEARDALVAMRHSEGLALEAVLSGHIAQIEALAAIIEDDPQRRPDDIARKLAGQVAALIGASSALDRDRLHQEAALLATKFDTREELDRLKAHVQASRELLKKGGPVGRKLDFMAQEFNRESNTICSKSNSAAVTAAGIELKVVIDQFREQVQNLE from the coding sequence ATGGCGTTGCAGTCAATGACGGGTTTTGCCCGTGCCGAAGGCGTTTCGGGGCGCTATCGCTGGGTCTGGGAATTGCGCTCGGTGAATGGCAAGGGGCTGGATGTCCGGTTGCGCCTGCCGCCCGGCCTCGATCATCTCGACACGCCGCTGAAGGCGCTGGCGGGCGAGGTGCTGACCCGCGGCAATATCCAGGCGGGCCTGACGCTTGCTGTCAGCGAGAACCGGCTGGAAGCGGTGCTGAACCGCGAGGCGCTGGCTGCCGTCATGGCGCTGCGCGAGGAGCTTCGCGATATCATCGATCCCGCGCCGCTCTCCATGGAACAGCTGTTTGCCATTCGCGGCCTCGTCGATTTCCGCGAGGTCGAAGAGGACTCGGCGGCAAGGGAAGAACGCGACCGGGCACTGGTCGCGGGTTTCCTCGAGGCGCGGGATGCGCTGGTCGCGATGCGGCATTCGGAGGGTCTGGCGCTTGAAGCGGTGCTCTCGGGCCACATCGCCCAGATCGAAGCACTTGCCGCCATCATCGAGGACGACCCGCAGCGCCGGCCGGACGACATCGCCCGCAAGCTCGCGGGCCAGGTGGCCGCGCTGATCGGCGCCTCCTCGGCGCTGGACCGCGACCGCCTGCATCAGGAAGCGGCGCTGCTCGCCACAAAATTCGATACGCGCGAGGAACTCGACCGGCTGAAGGCGCATGTGCAGGCCTCGCGCGAGCTGTTGAAAAAGGGCGGACCGGTTGGCCGCAAGCTCGATTTCATGGCACAGGAATTTAACCGGGAATCGAATACGATCTGTTCGAAGTCGAACAGCGCCGCCGTGACGGCGGCAGGCATAGAGCTCAAGGTGGTCATCGACCAGTTCCGCGAGCAGGTTCAGAATTTGGAGTGA
- the fabD gene encoding ACP S-malonyltransferase, whose translation MAIAFTFPGQGSQAVGMGKELAGAFPEARAVFDEVDEALGEKLSATIFEGPEESLTLTANAQPALMAVSMAIIRIMEARGFTLKEKVAFVAGHSLGEYSALCAAGMFSIGDTARLLRIRGNAMQAAVPVGKGAMAAIIGLDEGDVGAVCAEARALGACQIANDNGGGQLVISGEKAAVEKAAALASEKGAKRALMLPVSAPFHSSLMGPAADAMRQALAEVAKSDPVVPVIANVRAAPVTDAGEIASLLVEQVTGQVRWRETVEWFGRNGVTTLYEVGAGKVLTGLARRIDKTVTGIAVNSAADIEAALAAITA comes from the coding sequence ATGGCAATTGCATTCACGTTTCCGGGGCAGGGCAGCCAGGCCGTCGGCATGGGCAAGGAACTTGCGGGCGCTTTCCCGGAAGCGCGCGCCGTCTTTGACGAGGTGGACGAGGCACTCGGCGAAAAACTCTCCGCCACGATTTTCGAAGGGCCTGAGGAAAGCCTGACGCTGACCGCCAATGCCCAGCCGGCGCTGATGGCCGTGTCGATGGCAATCATCCGCATCATGGAAGCGCGCGGCTTCACGCTGAAGGAGAAAGTTGCCTTTGTCGCCGGTCATTCGCTCGGCGAATATTCGGCGCTCTGCGCGGCCGGGATGTTTTCCATCGGCGACACCGCCCGGCTGCTGCGGATTCGCGGCAATGCCATGCAGGCGGCGGTGCCCGTCGGCAAGGGCGCGATGGCGGCGATCATCGGGCTCGATGAAGGCGATGTCGGGGCGGTTTGCGCCGAGGCCCGCGCGCTCGGCGCCTGCCAGATTGCCAATGACAATGGCGGTGGCCAGCTGGTGATTTCGGGCGAAAAGGCGGCGGTCGAAAAGGCCGCGGCACTGGCCTCGGAAAAGGGCGCCAAGCGCGCGCTGATGCTGCCGGTATCCGCGCCCTTCCATTCGAGCCTGATGGGCCCTGCCGCCGACGCCATGCGCCAGGCGCTGGCCGAAGTCGCCAAGTCTGATCCGGTCGTGCCGGTGATTGCCAATGTCCGTGCCGCCCCGGTGACCGATGCGGGCGAGATCGCCAGCCTGCTGGTCGAGCAGGTGACCGGCCAGGTGCGCTGGCGCGAGACGGTCGAATGGTTCGGCCGCAATGGCGTCACCACGCTTTACGAGGTCGGTGCAGGCAAGGTGCTGACCGGGCTTGCCCGCCGCATCGACAAGACCGTCACCGGCATCGCCGTCAATTCGGCAGCCGACATCGAGGCGGCGCTGGCCGCGATCACTGCGTAA
- a CDS encoding aldo/keto reductase, whose amino-acid sequence MQYKNLGRTGISVSTICLGTMTWGTQNSEAEAHEQMDHAVGEGVNFFDTAELYPVTPLSAETQGRTEDYIGSWFETSGKRREIVLATKVAGPGRPYLRGGSPTSAAGMKEALDGSLKRLKTDYIDLYQIHWPNRGHYHFRQNWDYDPFQQDRQRAQNDILEILDTMDGFVRAGKVRAFGLSNETAWGTMKYLETAERLNLPRVASIQNEYNLLYRQFDFDLSELSHHEDVGLLAYSPLAAGLLSGKYLDGKRPEGSRATFGNLFGRLVASQEPATRGYVELARSHGLDPAAMALAFCLTRPFLTSLIIGATSMEQLKTDLGARHLTLSREVLDGIEALHRQYPLPF is encoded by the coding sequence ATGCAGTACAAAAACCTTGGCCGCACCGGCATTTCCGTTTCCACCATCTGCCTGGGCACCATGACCTGGGGCACGCAGAACAGCGAGGCGGAAGCCCATGAGCAGATGGACCATGCCGTTGGCGAAGGCGTGAATTTCTTCGACACCGCCGAGCTTTACCCCGTCACGCCGCTGTCGGCTGAAACCCAGGGCCGCACCGAGGACTATATCGGCAGCTGGTTTGAGACATCCGGCAAGCGCCGGGAGATCGTGCTCGCCACCAAGGTCGCCGGCCCCGGTCGCCCCTATCTGCGCGGCGGCAGCCCGACCAGTGCGGCGGGGATGAAGGAGGCGCTCGATGGCAGCCTGAAGCGGCTGAAGACCGATTACATCGACCTCTACCAGATCCACTGGCCGAACCGGGGCCATTACCATTTCCGCCAGAACTGGGACTATGATCCCTTCCAGCAGGACCGCCAGCGGGCGCAGAACGACATTCTCGAGATTCTCGACACCATGGACGGCTTCGTCAGGGCGGGCAAGGTGCGCGCCTTCGGCCTGTCGAACGAGACGGCATGGGGGACGATGAAATATCTCGAAACCGCCGAACGGCTGAACCTGCCGCGCGTCGCCTCGATCCAGAACGAATATAACCTTCTCTACCGCCAGTTCGATTTCGACCTGTCGGAACTCAGCCATCACGAGGATGTCGGGCTGCTTGCCTATTCGCCGCTCGCCGCCGGCCTGCTGTCGGGCAAATATCTCGACGGCAAGCGTCCCGAAGGCTCGCGCGCCACCTTCGGCAACCTGTTCGGACGGCTTGTTGCCAGCCAGGAACCGGCGACGCGCGGCTATGTCGAGCTTGCCCGGAGCCACGGGCTCGACCCGGCGGCCATGGCGCTCGCCTTTTGCCTGACGCGGCCCTTCCTCACCAGCCTGATCATCGGTGCCACCAGTATGGAGCAGTTGAAGACCGATCTCGGGGCCAGGCACCTGACCCTGTCGCGCGAGGTGCTAGATGGCATCGAGGCGCTGCACCGGCAATATCCGCTGCCGTTCTGA
- a CDS encoding DUF2232 domain-containing protein: protein MTLEPKSLAIGALAGVTSALLVLGAQAGGSLFLSSLSTLPILIAGLGYGSRPALLALVLGSAVIALFYPAAGLATATLSFFPAFWISHLANLARPATEIGGPKDMLAWYPLAAILLQICLLAAGVTVALGVLAHYDAELVGKMVDQVAGMTAADPASPQMPAADIDQLKRLMLHLLPASAGLSAVISQFFLYYIAARIVATSKRQVRPRENMPSSLRMNRNAIFVFLGSIFLSFAGGPPGLIGMACCGAFGGGFLLAGFGSLHFRTRGKGYRLPLLVLAYMSCLFVFPALIILVLGLTDTRQAIALTSAPGADQPETHTL from the coding sequence ATGACCCTTGAACCGAAATCCCTTGCAATCGGCGCTCTTGCCGGTGTGACGTCAGCACTTCTGGTGCTCGGCGCGCAAGCGGGCGGGTCGCTGTTTCTGTCCAGCCTGTCGACCCTGCCGATCCTGATCGCTGGCCTTGGCTATGGCAGCCGCCCTGCTTTGCTGGCGCTGGTGCTGGGCAGCGCCGTGATCGCGCTCTTCTATCCCGCCGCAGGCCTTGCCACCGCCACGCTCTCCTTCTTTCCCGCCTTCTGGATCAGCCACCTTGCCAATCTGGCACGGCCTGCGACCGAAATCGGTGGCCCGAAGGACATGCTCGCCTGGTATCCCCTCGCCGCGATCCTGCTTCAGATCTGCCTGCTGGCGGCGGGCGTCACCGTGGCGCTCGGCGTGCTTGCCCATTATGATGCCGAGCTGGTCGGCAAGATGGTGGACCAGGTGGCCGGGATGACCGCTGCGGACCCTGCGTCGCCCCAGATGCCGGCTGCCGACATCGACCAGTTGAAGCGCCTGATGCTGCACCTTTTGCCTGCAAGTGCCGGACTGTCGGCGGTCATCAGCCAGTTCTTTCTCTATTACATCGCCGCCCGCATCGTTGCCACCTCGAAGCGGCAGGTGCGGCCCCGTGAAAACATGCCGTCGTCGCTGCGGATGAACCGCAACGCGATCTTCGTCTTTCTCGGCAGCATCTTCCTGTCGTTTGCCGGCGGCCCGCCTGGCCTGATCGGCATGGCCTGCTGCGGGGCTTTTGGCGGCGGCTTTCTTCTGGCGGGCTTTGGCTCGCTGCATTTTCGCACCCGTGGCAAGGGCTATCGCCTGCCGCTGCTGGTGCTTGCCTACATGTCCTGCCTCTTCGTCTTTCCGGCCCTGATCATTTTGGTCCTCGGCCTTACCGACACAAGGCAGGCCATCGCGCTTACCTCCGCCCCCGGGGCGGACCAACCCGAAACACACACACTCTAG
- the fabG gene encoding 3-oxoacyl-[acyl-carrier-protein] reductase yields the protein MFDLTGRKALVTGATGGIGEEIARALHAQGATVGLHGTRAEKLEALATELSDRVHVFPADLSNRDAVKKLAETAEAELGGIDILVNNAGITKDGLFVRMSDQDWDAVLEVNLTSVFRLTRELTHPMMRRRYGRIINITSVVGVTGNPGQANYCASKAGMIGLSKSLAQEIATRNVTVNCVAPGFIESAMTGKLNDKQKEAIMGAIPMKRMGTPAEIASAVVYLASGEAAYVTGQTIHINGGMAMI from the coding sequence ATGTTTGATCTGACCGGCCGCAAGGCCCTGGTAACGGGCGCAACCGGCGGCATCGGCGAGGAAATCGCCCGGGCCCTGCATGCGCAGGGTGCCACCGTCGGCCTGCACGGCACCCGCGCCGAAAAGCTCGAGGCACTTGCCACAGAGCTTTCCGATCGAGTCCATGTGTTTCCCGCCGATCTCTCGAACCGCGATGCGGTGAAGAAGCTCGCCGAAACGGCGGAAGCCGAACTCGGCGGCATCGACATCCTCGTCAACAATGCCGGGATCACCAAGGACGGCCTGTTCGTGCGGATGAGCGACCAGGACTGGGATGCGGTGCTCGAGGTCAACCTCACCTCCGTCTTCCGGCTCACCCGCGAACTCACCCATCCGATGATGCGCCGCCGTTATGGCCGGATCATCAACATCACCTCGGTGGTCGGCGTCACCGGCAATCCCGGCCAGGCCAATTACTGCGCCTCGAAGGCCGGCATGATCGGCCTGTCGAAGTCGCTGGCCCAGGAAATCGCTACCCGCAACGTCACCGTCAACTGCGTCGCCCCCGGTTTCATCGAATCCGCCATGACCGGCAAGCTCAACGACAAGCAGAAGGAAGCGATCATGGGCGCGATCCCGATGAAGCGGATGGGAACGCCCGCCGAGATCGCCTCGGCTGTCGTCTATCTCGCCTCCGGCGAAGCGGCCTATGTCACCGGCCAGACGATCCACATCAATGGCGGCATGGCGATGATCTGA
- the rpsR gene encoding 30S ribosomal protein S18: MAEVSSSPARRPFHRRRKTCPFSGANAPRIDYKDVRLLQRYISERGKIVPSRITAVSQKKQRELAQAIKRARFLGLLPYVLS, translated from the coding sequence ATGGCTGAAGTATCCTCTTCCCCGGCACGCCGCCCGTTCCACCGTCGCCGCAAGACCTGCCCCTTCTCGGGCGCAAACGCACCGCGCATCGACTACAAGGACGTCCGTCTGCTGCAGCGCTACATTTCCGAGCGTGGCAAGATCGTCCCCTCGCGCATCACCGCCGTTTCGCAGAAGAAGCAGCGCGAACTCGCCCAGGCGATCAAGCGCGCCCGTTTCCTCGGCCTCCTGCCCTACGTTCTGTCGTAA
- the rpsF gene encoding 30S ribosomal protein S6, with protein MALYEHIFLARQDVSGQQVDALIEQYKGVIEAHGGKVGRIENWGLKGLTYRINKNRKAHYALMDIDAPSAAVQEMERQMRINEDVLRYMTIAVEAHEEGPSAMMQKRDRDDRPRRDGDRPERTFDRDRSDRPRRPREDRA; from the coding sequence GTGGCTCTTTATGAACATATTTTCCTTGCTCGTCAGGACGTGTCCGGACAGCAGGTCGACGCCCTGATCGAACAGTACAAGGGTGTCATCGAAGCGCATGGCGGCAAGGTTGGCCGCATCGAGAACTGGGGTCTCAAGGGCCTCACCTATCGCATCAACAAGAACCGCAAGGCACACTATGCCCTGATGGACATCGACGCTCCGTCGGCTGCCGTTCAGGAAATGGAACGCCAGATGCGCATCAACGAAGACGTGCTTCGTTACATGACCATCGCTGTTGAAGCCCACGAAGAAGGCCCGTCTGCCATGATGCAGAAGCGCGACCGCGATGACCGTCCGCGCCGCGATGGCGACCGCCCGGAACGCACCTTCGACCGTGACCGTTCTGACCGACCGCGCCGCCCGCGCGAAGACCGCGCTTAA